One window from the genome of Chroococcidiopsis sp. TS-821 encodes:
- a CDS encoding rhomboid family intramembrane serine protease: protein MLNKDQPLTTYPKQNYNGVFTLIIVNLVVFIADRVLGIPFIQNLYLNHASPAWYQFFTSMFCHANWAHISGNLFFLYIFGRIVEEEEGIVGVVSSYIICGLGGSLMSYFFHGGAVYSLGASGAVFGLFAVSVLIKLSWHWRKILEVLILGQFVIERVVFELRQTGIQDGVDHIAHLGGALVGVVLILFLMRLQPTEGARGG from the coding sequence ATGCTCAACAAAGACCAGCCGTTAACAACTTACCCTAAACAAAATTACAACGGTGTTTTCACGCTAATTATTGTCAACTTGGTTGTATTTATTGCCGATCGCGTTTTAGGTATTCCGTTTATCCAAAATCTCTACCTTAATCACGCTTCTCCAGCTTGGTATCAGTTTTTCACTTCAATGTTCTGTCATGCCAACTGGGCGCACATCTCAGGAAATCTGTTTTTTCTCTATATATTTGGCAGGATTGTGGAAGAAGAAGAGGGGATTGTTGGAGTCGTCAGTTCTTACATTATTTGCGGACTAGGCGGTAGTCTCATGAGTTATTTCTTTCACGGGGGTGCGGTTTACTCATTAGGGGCGTCAGGAGCAGTTTTTGGTTTATTTGCTGTCAGTGTTCTCATCAAACTCAGCTGGCATTGGCGAAAAATCTTAGAAGTTCTCATTCTCGGTCAATTTGTGATTGAGCGCGTAGTCTTTGAGTTACGACAAACAGGCATTCAAGACGGTGTTGACCACATTGCGCACCTGGGCGGCGCTTTAGTCGGTGTAGTGCTTATTTTATTTTTAATGCGACTGCAACCAACTGAAGGGGCAAGGGGTGGGTGA
- a CDS encoding TPM domain-containing protein has product MQCSIWRRLLVSVFAFFLAGAVWLISAPVALAYNNPELLPDQPTPIIDLAKSLTSVQEERLAQELEEFEAETGWKLRVLTQYDRTPGTAVKDFWNLDEKSVLVVADSRGGNILNFNVGDAVYQLLPRTFWVELQTRFGNLYFVREEGEDQAIIQSIESVEACLRQGGCRVVPGLPREQWILTLITSVIGGVVCGLAAQPRRPGQIFAWQWALIFSPLWGILFIAFGIGPVVTRTSEWLPLVRNIAGFLIGALVAYLSPVLNRSSASET; this is encoded by the coding sequence ATGCAGTGTTCTATTTGGCGACGATTACTGGTAAGCGTATTTGCATTCTTTTTGGCTGGCGCAGTTTGGTTGATATCCGCTCCTGTAGCCCTTGCCTACAACAATCCTGAACTACTTCCCGATCAACCGACGCCAATTATAGATTTAGCAAAATCGCTCACGAGCGTTCAGGAAGAGCGATTAGCACAAGAACTTGAAGAATTTGAAGCCGAAACTGGGTGGAAACTCCGCGTTTTGACACAGTACGATCGCACGCCAGGCACAGCGGTCAAAGATTTTTGGAATTTAGATGAAAAAAGTGTTTTAGTTGTTGCCGATTCGCGTGGGGGAAACATTCTCAACTTTAATGTAGGCGATGCAGTCTATCAGCTACTACCTCGGACGTTTTGGGTAGAATTGCAAACGCGCTTTGGTAATTTGTATTTTGTCCGCGAAGAGGGAGAAGACCAAGCGATTATTCAATCGATCGAGTCGGTTGAAGCATGTTTGCGCCAAGGGGGTTGTCGCGTTGTTCCTGGATTACCGCGCGAACAGTGGATTTTGACCTTGATTACTTCGGTGATTGGAGGAGTCGTTTGTGGCTTGGCGGCGCAACCTCGACGCCCTGGACAAATATTTGCTTGGCAATGGGCTTTAATTTTTTCACCACTTTGGGGAATTTTATTTATTGCCTTTGGGATTGGTCCGGTTGTCACGCGTACTTCTGAGTGGCTACCTTTGGTACGCAACATTGCAGGATTTCTCATTGGCGCTTTGGTAGCTTATTTGTCTCCGGTGCTCAATCGTTCTTCAGCATCAGAAACATAA
- a CDS encoding phosphate ABC transporter permease, which translates to MLVPLTRQKFEQLIPRIATGDQYKYYWGKFPDFLKRLLISVVSVVAVWIVRLIVGEGFGIILFPVGAIAGLYWLWGPVLWASLRNTEYRKYPYSGFLRGRVLDVYITEELIGTEETVNDKGDLVIVENRERRLNVEVGDETGFTTQIQVPLRRSHQDVVPNQIAEMVVLSTRSDLSSIAKVTDIYIPSRNLWISDYPYLQKNVFVEMSRRLRESRGRSRPSPRRRPRASYPQDAERW; encoded by the coding sequence ATGTTAGTTCCACTCACGCGCCAAAAATTTGAACAACTGATTCCCCGCATTGCAACTGGCGATCAGTACAAATATTATTGGGGCAAATTTCCTGATTTCTTGAAGCGACTGCTGATTTCAGTTGTCAGTGTTGTTGCTGTTTGGATTGTGCGACTGATTGTCGGTGAAGGATTTGGCATAATTCTCTTTCCGGTAGGCGCGATCGCTGGACTTTATTGGTTATGGGGACCTGTTTTATGGGCAAGTTTACGTAACACCGAATATCGTAAATATCCCTACAGCGGTTTTCTGCGCGGACGCGTTTTGGATGTCTACATCACCGAAGAATTAATTGGTACAGAAGAAACTGTTAACGACAAAGGCGACTTGGTCATTGTCGAAAACCGCGAACGGCGACTTAATGTAGAAGTTGGCGATGAAACCGGATTTACAACTCAAATCCAAGTTCCTCTACGCCGCTCTCACCAAGATGTTGTCCCAAATCAAATCGCAGAAATGGTTGTGCTTTCGACTCGCTCGGATCTAAGTAGCATTGCTAAAGTGACAGATATTTACATTCCGAGCCGTAACCTTTGGATAAGTGACTATCCTTACTTACAAAAGAACGTCTTTGTGGAAATGAGTCGCCGTTTGCGCGAGAGTCGAGGGCGATCGCGTCCATCCCCGCGTCGTAGACCCCGCGCCTCCTACCCGCAAGATGCAGAAAGATGGTAA
- a CDS encoding YtxH domain-containing protein: MSNNRSGVFVGGMLLGAAIGTLTGLLMAPRTGRETRTLLKKSADALPELAEDLSTSVQIQADRLSETALRNWDDTLERLREALAAGIEASQQERQISARQNKMEASSDQPPLLDRL, from the coding sequence ATGTCTAACAACCGTTCTGGGGTTTTTGTTGGCGGTATGTTGTTGGGGGCTGCTATTGGCACTCTCACAGGCTTGCTAATGGCACCGCGTACTGGACGCGAAACACGCACCTTGCTGAAAAAATCTGCTGATGCTCTACCAGAATTAGCAGAAGATTTATCAACAAGCGTCCAAATCCAAGCAGATCGCTTATCAGAAACAGCGCTCCGTAACTGGGATGATACGCTGGAACGATTGCGAGAAGCTTTGGCAGCAGGAATTGAGGCAAGCCAACAAGAGCGGCAAATATCTGCTCGCCAGAATAAAATGGAAGCTTCTTCGGATCAACCTCCGCTTCTAGACCGCTTATAA